A region of Salvelinus alpinus chromosome 24, SLU_Salpinus.1, whole genome shotgun sequence DNA encodes the following proteins:
- the LOC139552119 gene encoding centrin-3, translating to MSLSLRTELAVDKTKRKKRRELTEEQKHEIKEAFELFDTDKDKEIDYHELKVAMRAMGFEVKKVDILKILKDYDREGNGKITFEDFNEVVTDRMLERDPKEEILKAFKLFDDDDSGRISLRNLRRVARELGENITDEELRSMIDEFDTDGDGEINQEDFVSIMTGDS from the exons ATGAGTCTGTCTTTAAG GACTGAGCTGGCAGTGGATAAAACCAAGCGGAAGAAGCGCAGAGAGCTGACTGAGGAACAGAAGCATGAAATCAAAGAGGCTTTTGAGCTGTTTGACacagacaaagacaaagagataGACTACCACGAACTCAAG GTGGCGATGAGAGCTATGGGTTTTGAGGTGAAGAAAGTGGATATACTGAAGATACTAAAAGATTATGACAGAGAGGGGAACGGCAAAATAACATTTGAGGACTTTAATGAAGTTG TGACAGACCGTATGCTGGAGAGGGACCCAAAGGAGGAGATCCTGAAGGCCTTTAAGCTGTTTGATGATGACGACTCCGGGAGGATCAGCCTGAGGAACCTGAGACGTGTGGCCAGAGAGCTAGGAGAGAACATCACGGATGAGGAACTACGCAGCATGATCGACGAGTTCGATACAGACGGAGACGGAGAga tcaacCAAGAGGATTTTGTATCCATAATGACGGGAGACTCCTGA
- the LOC139552120 gene encoding myocyte-specific enhancer factor 2C-like isoform X4, with protein MGRKKIQIARIMDERNRQVTFTKRKFGLMKKAYELSVLCDCEIALIIFNSTNKLFQYASTDMDKVLLKYTEYNEPHESRTNSDIVETLRKKGLNGFDSPDIEADDSAGQSPESEDKYRKINDDIDLMISRQRLCALPPSNYDMVGSIQGQNNSGLLYSQPGAGGSLGNHNLLPLSHTQLGLQRNSMSPGPQHTHRPPSAGNAGGMMVSELSNTVSNTGNGSYSNHPHSPGLLSPGCVSKGMQAKTPPLMTSMTLSGNRKPDLRTLLPPGNKNNMPSVNQRINHSQSAQSLATPVVSIATPTLPGQGMGGYPSALSTSYGTEYSLGDLSSLSGFGGNGSGSLHLGSVTGWQQQQLQNMQHSALGHMGNLCQNSNLNLQNVHQNLHIKSEPASPPRDRGIGFVSGGMGAVSQGYLTNQGPAEAGRSPGDSLSSCGSSYDGSDREDHRGNDNFLLRPMSNQEEHHSPSVKRMRLSEGWAT; from the exons ATGGGGAGGAAAAAGATCCAGATAGCACGGATTATGGATGAACGCAACAGACAG GTGACGTTCACCAAGCGGAAGTTTGGCCTGATGAAGAAGGCGTACGAGCTGAGCGTGCTCTGTGACTGTGAGATCGCTCTCATCATCTTCAACAGCACCAACAAGCTGTTCCAGTACGCCAGCACCGACATGGACAAGGTTCTGCTCAAATACACCGAGTACAACGAACCTCACGAGAGCAGGACCAACTCTGACATCGTGGAG actcTGCGAAAGAAGGGTCTAAATGGCTTTGACAGTCCCGACATCGAGGCAGACGACTCTGCTGGTCAGAGCCCCGAGTCAGAGGACAAATACCGCAAGATCAACGACGACATCGACCTCATGATCAGCAGACAGAGACTCTGT GCTCTCCCACCCTCTAACTACGACATGGTTGGCTCCATCCAGGGACAAAATAACAGCGGACTACTCTACTCTCAACCTGGGGCGGGGGGTTCCTTAGGAAACCACAATCTGCTGCCCCTCTCGCACACACAACTTGGGCTGCAGAGGAACAGCATGTCGCCTGGACCTCAACACACACACCGACCCCCCAGCGCTGGAAACGCAGGAGGGATGatggtctcagagctgtctaacACCGTCTCTAACACTG GTAATGGTAGCTATAGTAACCACCCTCACTCTCCGGGGTTGCTGTCTCCGGGATGTGTGTCCAAAGGCATGCAGGCCAAGACTCCGCCCCTGATGACCTCCATGACCCTGAGTGGTAACCGCAAGCCAGACCTCCGCACGCTGCTGCCCCCTGGCAACAAAAACAACATGCCCTCCGTT AACCAGAGAATAAACCACTCCCAGTCTGCCCAGTCTTTGGCTACTCCTGTGGtctccatagcaacacctactCTGCCCGGGCAGGGTATGGGAGGGTACCCCTCTGCCCTCTCCACCTCCTATGGCACAG AGTACTCTCTGGGTGACCTGAGCTCTCTGTCAGGCTTCGGAGGGAACGGCTCTGGATCACTTCACCTGGGATCAGTAACAGGCTGGCAGCAACAACAGCTACAGAACATGCAGCACTCAGCACTAGGACACATggg aAACCTTTGTCAGAACTCCAACCTCAACCTCCAGAATGTCCATCAGAACCTTCACATCAAGTCAGAGCCCGCCTCCCCGCCCAGAGATCGAGGCATCGGATTTGTCAGCGGAGGGATGGGGGCCGTGTCCCAGGGCTACCTAACAAATCAGGGCCCAGCCGAGGCAGGGCGGTCTCCTGGCGACAGCCTATCCAGCTGTGGGAGCTCATACGACGGCAGCGACCGCGAGGATCACCGCGGAAACGACAACTTCCTGCTGCGCCCGATGTCCAATCAGGAGGAACACCACAGCCCGTCCGTCAAACGCATGCGCCTATCAGAAGGCTGGGCTACATGA
- the LOC139552120 gene encoding myocyte-specific enhancer factor 2C-like isoform X3, which produces MGRKKIQIARIMDERNRQVTFTKRKFGLMKKAYELSVLCDCEIALIIFNSTNKLFQYASTDMDKVLLKYTEYNEPHESRTNSDIVETLRKKGLNGFDSPDIEADDSAGQSPESEDKYRKINDDIDLMISRQRLCQALPPSNYDMVGSIQGQNNSGLLYSQPGAGGSLGNHNLLPLSHTQLGLQRNSMSPGPQHTHRPPSAGNAGGMMVSELSNTVSNTGNGSYSNHPHSPGLLSPGCVSKGMQAKTPPLMTSMTLSGNRKPDLRTLLPPGNKNNMPSVNQRINHSQSAQSLATPVVSIATPTLPGQGMGGYPSALSTSYGTEYSLGDLSSLSGFGGNGSGSLHLGSVTGWQQQQLQNMQHSALGHMGNLCQNSNLNLQNVHQNLHIKSEPASPPRDRGIGFVSGGMGAVSQGYLTNQGPAEAGRSPGDSLSSCGSSYDGSDREDHRGNDNFLLRPMSNQEEHHSPSVKRMRLSEGWAT; this is translated from the exons ATGGGGAGGAAAAAGATCCAGATAGCACGGATTATGGATGAACGCAACAGACAG GTGACGTTCACCAAGCGGAAGTTTGGCCTGATGAAGAAGGCGTACGAGCTGAGCGTGCTCTGTGACTGTGAGATCGCTCTCATCATCTTCAACAGCACCAACAAGCTGTTCCAGTACGCCAGCACCGACATGGACAAGGTTCTGCTCAAATACACCGAGTACAACGAACCTCACGAGAGCAGGACCAACTCTGACATCGTGGAG actcTGCGAAAGAAGGGTCTAAATGGCTTTGACAGTCCCGACATCGAGGCAGACGACTCTGCTGGTCAGAGCCCCGAGTCAGAGGACAAATACCGCAAGATCAACGACGACATCGACCTCATGATCAGCAGACAGAGACTCTGT CAGGCTCTCCCACCCTCTAACTACGACATGGTTGGCTCCATCCAGGGACAAAATAACAGCGGACTACTCTACTCTCAACCTGGGGCGGGGGGTTCCTTAGGAAACCACAATCTGCTGCCCCTCTCGCACACACAACTTGGGCTGCAGAGGAACAGCATGTCGCCTGGACCTCAACACACACACCGACCCCCCAGCGCTGGAAACGCAGGAGGGATGatggtctcagagctgtctaacACCGTCTCTAACACTG GTAATGGTAGCTATAGTAACCACCCTCACTCTCCGGGGTTGCTGTCTCCGGGATGTGTGTCCAAAGGCATGCAGGCCAAGACTCCGCCCCTGATGACCTCCATGACCCTGAGTGGTAACCGCAAGCCAGACCTCCGCACGCTGCTGCCCCCTGGCAACAAAAACAACATGCCCTCCGTT AACCAGAGAATAAACCACTCCCAGTCTGCCCAGTCTTTGGCTACTCCTGTGGtctccatagcaacacctactCTGCCCGGGCAGGGTATGGGAGGGTACCCCTCTGCCCTCTCCACCTCCTATGGCACAG AGTACTCTCTGGGTGACCTGAGCTCTCTGTCAGGCTTCGGAGGGAACGGCTCTGGATCACTTCACCTGGGATCAGTAACAGGCTGGCAGCAACAACAGCTACAGAACATGCAGCACTCAGCACTAGGACACATggg aAACCTTTGTCAGAACTCCAACCTCAACCTCCAGAATGTCCATCAGAACCTTCACATCAAGTCAGAGCCCGCCTCCCCGCCCAGAGATCGAGGCATCGGATTTGTCAGCGGAGGGATGGGGGCCGTGTCCCAGGGCTACCTAACAAATCAGGGCCCAGCCGAGGCAGGGCGGTCTCCTGGCGACAGCCTATCCAGCTGTGGGAGCTCATACGACGGCAGCGACCGCGAGGATCACCGCGGAAACGACAACTTCCTGCTGCGCCCGATGTCCAATCAGGAGGAACACCACAGCCCGTCCGTCAAACGCATGCGCCTATCAGAAGGCTGGGCTACATGA
- the LOC139552120 gene encoding myocyte-specific enhancer factor 2C-like isoform X2, with amino-acid sequence MGRKKIQIARIMDERNRQVTFTKRKFGLMKKAYELSVLCDCEIALIIFNSTNKLFQYASTDMDKVLLKYTEYNEPHESRTNSDIVETLRKKGLNGFDSPDIEADDSAGQSPESEDKYRKINDDIDLMISRQRLCALPPSNYDMVGSIQGQNNSGLLYSQPGAGGSLGNHNLLPLSHTQLGLQRNSMSPGPQHTHRPPSAGNAGGMMVSELSNTVSNTVFSSVGLLGNGSYSNHPHSPGLLSPGCVSKGMQAKTPPLMTSMTLSGNRKPDLRTLLPPGNKNNMPSVNQRINHSQSAQSLATPVVSIATPTLPGQGMGGYPSALSTSYGTEYSLGDLSSLSGFGGNGSGSLHLGSVTGWQQQQLQNMQHSALGHMGNLCQNSNLNLQNVHQNLHIKSEPASPPRDRGIGFVSGGMGAVSQGYLTNQGPAEAGRSPGDSLSSCGSSYDGSDREDHRGNDNFLLRPMSNQEEHHSPSVKRMRLSEGWAT; translated from the exons ATGGGGAGGAAAAAGATCCAGATAGCACGGATTATGGATGAACGCAACAGACAG GTGACGTTCACCAAGCGGAAGTTTGGCCTGATGAAGAAGGCGTACGAGCTGAGCGTGCTCTGTGACTGTGAGATCGCTCTCATCATCTTCAACAGCACCAACAAGCTGTTCCAGTACGCCAGCACCGACATGGACAAGGTTCTGCTCAAATACACCGAGTACAACGAACCTCACGAGAGCAGGACCAACTCTGACATCGTGGAG actcTGCGAAAGAAGGGTCTAAATGGCTTTGACAGTCCCGACATCGAGGCAGACGACTCTGCTGGTCAGAGCCCCGAGTCAGAGGACAAATACCGCAAGATCAACGACGACATCGACCTCATGATCAGCAGACAGAGACTCTGT GCTCTCCCACCCTCTAACTACGACATGGTTGGCTCCATCCAGGGACAAAATAACAGCGGACTACTCTACTCTCAACCTGGGGCGGGGGGTTCCTTAGGAAACCACAATCTGCTGCCCCTCTCGCACACACAACTTGGGCTGCAGAGGAACAGCATGTCGCCTGGACCTCAACACACACACCGACCCCCCAGCGCTGGAAACGCAGGAGGGATGatggtctcagagctgtctaacACCGTCTCTAACACTG TATTCTCCTCTGTGGGTCTCCTAGGTAATGGTAGCTATAGTAACCACCCTCACTCTCCGGGGTTGCTGTCTCCGGGATGTGTGTCCAAAGGCATGCAGGCCAAGACTCCGCCCCTGATGACCTCCATGACCCTGAGTGGTAACCGCAAGCCAGACCTCCGCACGCTGCTGCCCCCTGGCAACAAAAACAACATGCCCTCCGTT AACCAGAGAATAAACCACTCCCAGTCTGCCCAGTCTTTGGCTACTCCTGTGGtctccatagcaacacctactCTGCCCGGGCAGGGTATGGGAGGGTACCCCTCTGCCCTCTCCACCTCCTATGGCACAG AGTACTCTCTGGGTGACCTGAGCTCTCTGTCAGGCTTCGGAGGGAACGGCTCTGGATCACTTCACCTGGGATCAGTAACAGGCTGGCAGCAACAACAGCTACAGAACATGCAGCACTCAGCACTAGGACACATggg aAACCTTTGTCAGAACTCCAACCTCAACCTCCAGAATGTCCATCAGAACCTTCACATCAAGTCAGAGCCCGCCTCCCCGCCCAGAGATCGAGGCATCGGATTTGTCAGCGGAGGGATGGGGGCCGTGTCCCAGGGCTACCTAACAAATCAGGGCCCAGCCGAGGCAGGGCGGTCTCCTGGCGACAGCCTATCCAGCTGTGGGAGCTCATACGACGGCAGCGACCGCGAGGATCACCGCGGAAACGACAACTTCCTGCTGCGCCCGATGTCCAATCAGGAGGAACACCACAGCCCGTCCGTCAAACGCATGCGCCTATCAGAAGGCTGGGCTACATGA
- the LOC139552120 gene encoding myocyte-specific enhancer factor 2C-like isoform X1, producing the protein MGRKKIQIARIMDERNRQVTFTKRKFGLMKKAYELSVLCDCEIALIIFNSTNKLFQYASTDMDKVLLKYTEYNEPHESRTNSDIVETLRKKGLNGFDSPDIEADDSAGQSPESEDKYRKINDDIDLMISRQRLCQALPPSNYDMVGSIQGQNNSGLLYSQPGAGGSLGNHNLLPLSHTQLGLQRNSMSPGPQHTHRPPSAGNAGGMMVSELSNTVSNTVFSSVGLLGNGSYSNHPHSPGLLSPGCVSKGMQAKTPPLMTSMTLSGNRKPDLRTLLPPGNKNNMPSVNQRINHSQSAQSLATPVVSIATPTLPGQGMGGYPSALSTSYGTEYSLGDLSSLSGFGGNGSGSLHLGSVTGWQQQQLQNMQHSALGHMGNLCQNSNLNLQNVHQNLHIKSEPASPPRDRGIGFVSGGMGAVSQGYLTNQGPAEAGRSPGDSLSSCGSSYDGSDREDHRGNDNFLLRPMSNQEEHHSPSVKRMRLSEGWAT; encoded by the exons ATGGGGAGGAAAAAGATCCAGATAGCACGGATTATGGATGAACGCAACAGACAG GTGACGTTCACCAAGCGGAAGTTTGGCCTGATGAAGAAGGCGTACGAGCTGAGCGTGCTCTGTGACTGTGAGATCGCTCTCATCATCTTCAACAGCACCAACAAGCTGTTCCAGTACGCCAGCACCGACATGGACAAGGTTCTGCTCAAATACACCGAGTACAACGAACCTCACGAGAGCAGGACCAACTCTGACATCGTGGAG actcTGCGAAAGAAGGGTCTAAATGGCTTTGACAGTCCCGACATCGAGGCAGACGACTCTGCTGGTCAGAGCCCCGAGTCAGAGGACAAATACCGCAAGATCAACGACGACATCGACCTCATGATCAGCAGACAGAGACTCTGT CAGGCTCTCCCACCCTCTAACTACGACATGGTTGGCTCCATCCAGGGACAAAATAACAGCGGACTACTCTACTCTCAACCTGGGGCGGGGGGTTCCTTAGGAAACCACAATCTGCTGCCCCTCTCGCACACACAACTTGGGCTGCAGAGGAACAGCATGTCGCCTGGACCTCAACACACACACCGACCCCCCAGCGCTGGAAACGCAGGAGGGATGatggtctcagagctgtctaacACCGTCTCTAACACTG TATTCTCCTCTGTGGGTCTCCTAGGTAATGGTAGCTATAGTAACCACCCTCACTCTCCGGGGTTGCTGTCTCCGGGATGTGTGTCCAAAGGCATGCAGGCCAAGACTCCGCCCCTGATGACCTCCATGACCCTGAGTGGTAACCGCAAGCCAGACCTCCGCACGCTGCTGCCCCCTGGCAACAAAAACAACATGCCCTCCGTT AACCAGAGAATAAACCACTCCCAGTCTGCCCAGTCTTTGGCTACTCCTGTGGtctccatagcaacacctactCTGCCCGGGCAGGGTATGGGAGGGTACCCCTCTGCCCTCTCCACCTCCTATGGCACAG AGTACTCTCTGGGTGACCTGAGCTCTCTGTCAGGCTTCGGAGGGAACGGCTCTGGATCACTTCACCTGGGATCAGTAACAGGCTGGCAGCAACAACAGCTACAGAACATGCAGCACTCAGCACTAGGACACATggg aAACCTTTGTCAGAACTCCAACCTCAACCTCCAGAATGTCCATCAGAACCTTCACATCAAGTCAGAGCCCGCCTCCCCGCCCAGAGATCGAGGCATCGGATTTGTCAGCGGAGGGATGGGGGCCGTGTCCCAGGGCTACCTAACAAATCAGGGCCCAGCCGAGGCAGGGCGGTCTCCTGGCGACAGCCTATCCAGCTGTGGGAGCTCATACGACGGCAGCGACCGCGAGGATCACCGCGGAAACGACAACTTCCTGCTGCGCCCGATGTCCAATCAGGAGGAACACCACAGCCCGTCCGTCAAACGCATGCGCCTATCAGAAGGCTGGGCTACATGA
- the LOC139552120 gene encoding myocyte-specific enhancer factor 2C-like isoform X5 has translation MGRKKIQIARIMDERNRQVTFTKRKFGLMKKAYELSVLCDCEIALIIFNSTNKLFQYASTDMDKVLLKYTEYNEPHESRTNSDIVETLRKKGLNGFDSPDIEADDSAGQSPESEDKYRKINDDIDLMISRQRLCQALPPSNYDMVGSIQGQNNSGLLYSQPGAGGSLGNHNLLPLSHTQLGLQRNSMSPGPQHTHRPPSAGNAGGMMVSELSNTVSNTGMQAKTPPLMTSMTLSGNRKPDLRTLLPPGNKNNMPSVNQRINHSQSAQSLATPVVSIATPTLPGQGMGGYPSALSTSYGTEYSLGDLSSLSGFGGNGSGSLHLGSVTGWQQQQLQNMQHSALGHMGNLCQNSNLNLQNVHQNLHIKSEPASPPRDRGIGFVSGGMGAVSQGYLTNQGPAEAGRSPGDSLSSCGSSYDGSDREDHRGNDNFLLRPMSNQEEHHSPSVKRMRLSEGWAT, from the exons ATGGGGAGGAAAAAGATCCAGATAGCACGGATTATGGATGAACGCAACAGACAG GTGACGTTCACCAAGCGGAAGTTTGGCCTGATGAAGAAGGCGTACGAGCTGAGCGTGCTCTGTGACTGTGAGATCGCTCTCATCATCTTCAACAGCACCAACAAGCTGTTCCAGTACGCCAGCACCGACATGGACAAGGTTCTGCTCAAATACACCGAGTACAACGAACCTCACGAGAGCAGGACCAACTCTGACATCGTGGAG actcTGCGAAAGAAGGGTCTAAATGGCTTTGACAGTCCCGACATCGAGGCAGACGACTCTGCTGGTCAGAGCCCCGAGTCAGAGGACAAATACCGCAAGATCAACGACGACATCGACCTCATGATCAGCAGACAGAGACTCTGT CAGGCTCTCCCACCCTCTAACTACGACATGGTTGGCTCCATCCAGGGACAAAATAACAGCGGACTACTCTACTCTCAACCTGGGGCGGGGGGTTCCTTAGGAAACCACAATCTGCTGCCCCTCTCGCACACACAACTTGGGCTGCAGAGGAACAGCATGTCGCCTGGACCTCAACACACACACCGACCCCCCAGCGCTGGAAACGCAGGAGGGATGatggtctcagagctgtctaacACCGTCTCTAACACTG GCATGCAGGCCAAGACTCCGCCCCTGATGACCTCCATGACCCTGAGTGGTAACCGCAAGCCAGACCTCCGCACGCTGCTGCCCCCTGGCAACAAAAACAACATGCCCTCCGTT AACCAGAGAATAAACCACTCCCAGTCTGCCCAGTCTTTGGCTACTCCTGTGGtctccatagcaacacctactCTGCCCGGGCAGGGTATGGGAGGGTACCCCTCTGCCCTCTCCACCTCCTATGGCACAG AGTACTCTCTGGGTGACCTGAGCTCTCTGTCAGGCTTCGGAGGGAACGGCTCTGGATCACTTCACCTGGGATCAGTAACAGGCTGGCAGCAACAACAGCTACAGAACATGCAGCACTCAGCACTAGGACACATggg aAACCTTTGTCAGAACTCCAACCTCAACCTCCAGAATGTCCATCAGAACCTTCACATCAAGTCAGAGCCCGCCTCCCCGCCCAGAGATCGAGGCATCGGATTTGTCAGCGGAGGGATGGGGGCCGTGTCCCAGGGCTACCTAACAAATCAGGGCCCAGCCGAGGCAGGGCGGTCTCCTGGCGACAGCCTATCCAGCTGTGGGAGCTCATACGACGGCAGCGACCGCGAGGATCACCGCGGAAACGACAACTTCCTGCTGCGCCCGATGTCCAATCAGGAGGAACACCACAGCCCGTCCGTCAAACGCATGCGCCTATCAGAAGGCTGGGCTACATGA